Proteins encoded by one window of Nitrincola iocasae:
- a CDS encoding acetyl-CoA C-acyltransferase family protein → MNNRDVYVVAAVRTAIGGFGGSLKDHPPADLAGKVVAEALSRSGVPAAHIGHCVFGNVVPTERRDLYISRVAAISGGLADTTPALTVNRLCGSGLQAIISAAQQIELGVCHAAVAGGAESMSRTNYWLPSGRWGQRMGDAQVLDSMVGALTCPIENVHMGVTAENIAEKWDVSREDQDLLAVQSHQRAQAAIEQGRFKEQILPVTIKTRKGEQVFDTDEHLRYNCTLDDMHKLRPAFKKDGSVTPGNASGLNDAAAAVVLVSGEELQASGLKPMARLVGYAFAGVEPKYMGIGPVPAVKRLLEQAVLQVGEIDVWEINEAFASQALAVVRDLDLPNERVNPNGSGISLGHPIGATGAVITVKALYELERIQGRYAVVTMCIGGGQGIAALFERV, encoded by the coding sequence ATGAATAATCGGGATGTTTACGTGGTTGCCGCCGTCAGAACGGCGATAGGCGGTTTTGGTGGCTCACTCAAGGATCACCCCCCTGCTGATTTGGCAGGCAAAGTTGTTGCAGAAGCCCTGAGTCGTAGTGGCGTTCCAGCTGCACATATTGGCCATTGCGTGTTTGGCAATGTCGTACCGACCGAACGACGTGATCTGTATATCTCCCGGGTGGCCGCTATATCGGGTGGCTTGGCAGATACAACCCCTGCTCTGACAGTTAACCGCCTCTGTGGTAGTGGCTTACAGGCGATAATCTCGGCGGCTCAGCAGATTGAGCTGGGTGTGTGCCATGCAGCCGTAGCTGGCGGTGCTGAGTCCATGAGTCGGACTAATTACTGGCTGCCGTCAGGGCGCTGGGGGCAGCGCATGGGCGATGCGCAAGTGCTGGACTCGATGGTGGGTGCTCTGACTTGTCCTATTGAAAACGTACACATGGGCGTAACCGCTGAAAATATTGCCGAAAAGTGGGATGTCAGCCGTGAAGATCAGGATCTACTTGCGGTACAAAGTCATCAACGTGCCCAGGCAGCCATAGAGCAGGGCCGCTTTAAAGAGCAAATCCTACCAGTCACTATTAAAACCCGTAAAGGTGAGCAGGTGTTCGATACCGATGAACACTTGCGTTACAACTGTACCCTCGATGATATGCATAAGTTGCGTCCGGCCTTTAAAAAGGATGGCTCCGTAACGCCAGGTAATGCATCTGGTTTAAATGATGCTGCCGCGGCGGTGGTATTGGTCAGTGGTGAAGAGCTACAAGCCTCCGGACTGAAGCCGATGGCGCGTCTGGTCGGTTATGCCTTTGCGGGCGTGGAGCCTAAGTATATGGGAATTGGTCCGGTGCCTGCGGTTAAGCGGTTATTGGAGCAGGCCGTGTTACAGGTTGGTGAAATCGATGTCTGGGAGATCAACGAAGCCTTTGCTTCTCAAGCGTTGGCTGTTGTCCGGGATCTGGATTTGCCGAATGAACGGGTGAATCCTAATGGTAGCGGTATTTCCCTTGGGCACCCTATAGGTGCAACCGGTGCGGTCATTACGGTTAAAGCGCTTTATGAGCTTGAGCGTATTCAGGGGCGTTATGCTGTGGTGACCATGTGCATAGGTGGTGGCCAGGGCATTGCCGCTCTTTTCGAGCGTGTCTGA
- the prmC gene encoding peptide chain release factor N(5)-glutamine methyltransferase codes for MRVDQALALSEQLSGLSETPRLDCELLLCHLLNKPRSYLYAWPDAELSQSQQQTYAQLFERRVAGEPVAHLTGRQGFWTLDLEVSPETLIPRPETELLIEWTLQQFSDQPVRVADLGTGTGAIALALASERPDWNIDATELQSGAVLLAQRNAHRLGINNVQILAGSWCSPLSGRYDLILSNPPYIDSAHTCLTQGDVRYEPRSALVAEQQGMADIIDIIAQVPNYLVAGGWLVFEHGYDQGAAVRAQLDAAGFQLSFTQRDLNGHERISGGCYAPE; via the coding sequence ATGAGGGTTGATCAGGCGCTTGCGCTCAGTGAACAACTGAGCGGCTTGAGTGAAACGCCGCGACTGGATTGTGAGTTATTGCTGTGCCATCTACTTAACAAACCGCGTAGCTACCTATATGCCTGGCCAGACGCCGAGCTGAGTCAGTCACAACAGCAGACCTATGCGCAGTTGTTTGAGCGTCGTGTCGCCGGAGAGCCGGTTGCGCATCTGACTGGACGCCAGGGGTTTTGGACTTTGGATCTGGAGGTAAGCCCTGAGACCCTGATTCCCCGCCCTGAAACCGAGTTGTTGATTGAGTGGACGTTGCAGCAGTTTTCAGATCAGCCTGTTCGCGTGGCTGATCTGGGTACAGGCACTGGTGCGATTGCGTTAGCGCTGGCCAGTGAGCGTCCTGACTGGAACATAGATGCCACAGAATTGCAGTCGGGTGCGGTATTGTTAGCGCAGCGCAATGCACACCGCTTAGGTATCAATAATGTTCAGATTCTGGCGGGTAGTTGGTGTTCACCCCTTTCGGGGCGTTATGATCTGATCCTTAGTAACCCTCCTTATATAGACTCTGCACATACCTGTCTGACACAGGGTGATGTACGTTATGAGCCCCGTTCAGCACTGGTCGCTGAACAGCAAGGCATGGCTGATATCATCGATATTATCGCTCAAGTGCCTAACTACCTGGTTGCTGGCGGATGGTTGGTGTTTGAGCATGGCTATGATCAGGGCGCGGCGGTACGTGCGCAATTGGATGCCGCCGGTTTTCAGTTAAGCTTTACTCAGCGAGATCTGAACGGCCATGAACGTATAAGTGGAGGGTGTTATGCTCCTGAGTGA
- a CDS encoding YCF48-related protein — MGISLTVLPLAAGLPDRLQQPSPQSDAAFSVMLTDIVRAGDRLVAVGDMGVVIYSDDQGQQWQQASVPVTTLLTSVDFTSAERGWATGHDGVLLQTDDAGANWTLKLDGYQLNELKVTSLQAQLDSLAETPSDDPLLEEDLMFALEDAEFALEEGPANPLLRVWFRDAETGFLLGAYGTALKTTDAGETWQLISERLPNPDQMHLNAITMLDGALIIAGEAGLLMRSDDQGDSWYALPSPYQGSFFDLVAHKGKLFALGLRGHLFVSADGGFDWGAVPVDTTVSFMGGYSDNQQLAIAGLGGTLLSGGQYQDLTELNTGVRRHFNAVVPIAAGWVLAGEQGIYTYQLLGADQ; from the coding sequence TTGGGTATTAGTCTCACAGTATTGCCACTTGCCGCCGGTCTGCCTGACCGGCTGCAGCAACCCTCACCTCAGTCAGACGCGGCTTTTTCGGTGATGCTGACCGATATTGTCCGTGCTGGTGATCGTTTGGTCGCGGTCGGTGACATGGGGGTGGTTATCTATTCTGATGATCAGGGCCAGCAATGGCAGCAGGCCAGTGTGCCCGTGACGACCCTGCTGACCTCAGTAGATTTTACCTCTGCAGAGCGTGGCTGGGCGACCGGCCATGACGGCGTGCTGCTGCAGACCGATGATGCAGGGGCAAACTGGACCTTGAAACTCGATGGCTATCAGCTTAATGAGTTAAAAGTGACGAGCCTGCAAGCTCAATTGGATAGCCTGGCAGAAACGCCCTCGGATGATCCTCTGCTGGAAGAAGATCTAATGTTCGCACTTGAGGATGCAGAATTCGCCTTGGAAGAAGGGCCAGCGAACCCTCTGTTGCGTGTCTGGTTCAGGGATGCTGAAACTGGATTTTTACTGGGCGCATACGGGACTGCACTGAAAACGACTGATGCAGGTGAAACCTGGCAGTTAATCAGTGAGCGATTGCCAAATCCTGATCAGATGCATCTTAATGCGATAACGATGCTGGATGGTGCGCTGATTATTGCCGGAGAGGCTGGACTGTTGATGCGCTCAGATGATCAGGGAGACAGCTGGTATGCGCTACCTTCTCCTTATCAGGGGTCATTTTTTGATCTGGTTGCACATAAGGGTAAGTTATTTGCGCTGGGACTGCGTGGCCATCTATTCGTCAGTGCCGATGGCGGTTTTGATTGGGGCGCCGTACCGGTGGATACCACGGTCAGTTTCATGGGGGGCTACAGTGATAATCAACAACTGGCTATTGCCGGATTGGGTGGTACCCTGCTCAGTGGAGGACAGTACCAGGATTTGACAGAGCTTAATACCGGAGTTAGGCGTCACTTTAATGCCGTTGTGCCCATAGCGGCTGGATGGGTGCTCGCTGGTGAGCAAGGTATTTATACTTATCAATTGCTGGGAGCTGATCAATGA
- a CDS encoding efflux RND transporter permease subunit — MKRLAQSLLLPIQRSEQWIETLLFHHRPWVLSLFVLVTLVLGWQAVQIRPDASFVKMIPASHPYVENYLTYQNDLSGLGNSVRVAVATQGEDIFNTEYQDVLRQVTDELFFIPGVDRSALQSIWTPNVRWTEVTERGFVGGPVIPPDYDGSAESLEQLRINVLRSGQVGRLVANDFRSAIIEVPLLDFDPETGERLDYNAFSERLETLVRDAYQSDDISIHITGFAKIIGDLIDGAKQVALFFALAILITLVLLYLYSRSINGTLIPLACSLIAVIWQLGLLNALGYGIDPYSMLVPFLVFAIAVSHGVQIVNSIRLESLHDPDKWHAARSAFRLLYIPGLTALVSDGIGFFTLMVIDIQVIQELAVAASLGVAVIILTNLLLLPLLMSYLGVGERAIRHAQMQSDQGGEHWRALTWFATRKGASTALIVALMLVVVGAYAARDLQIGDLDKGAPELRADSRYNLDNNFVTTNYSTSSDVFVVMAVTEPEQCSHFNTLSSVERFQHHMQSVPGVQSSISLADLSKRITAGLNEGNPKWRALSRNQFVINASLAYVPGGLMNANCSLLPVILFLDDHKADTLNRVSQEVELFATNYNSETLRFELAAGNSGFEAATNQVIARAQYEMLAWVYGVVSLLCLLTFRSFKTVLCIILPLALTSLLCQALMAVMGIGVKVATLPVIALGVGIGVDYGIYIYSRLSNYLSQGMKLTDAYFETLRTTGKPVAFTGLTLAIGVVLWVFSPIKFQADMGILLTFMFLWNMLGALILLPALTAFLKPHPELTSSPDLFDEEGK; from the coding sequence ATGAAGCGTTTGGCACAAAGTTTATTGTTACCGATTCAACGCTCCGAGCAATGGATTGAAACCTTGTTGTTCCATCATCGGCCATGGGTGTTGTCGTTATTTGTGCTGGTAACACTGGTGCTGGGCTGGCAGGCGGTACAGATACGTCCGGATGCCAGTTTTGTGAAAATGATTCCGGCTAGCCATCCCTATGTTGAAAATTACCTGACCTATCAGAATGATTTGTCCGGGTTAGGGAACAGTGTTCGCGTGGCAGTGGCAACTCAGGGTGAGGATATTTTTAATACTGAGTATCAGGATGTGCTGCGCCAGGTGACTGATGAGTTGTTCTTTATTCCGGGTGTTGATCGTTCTGCCTTACAGTCTATCTGGACGCCGAACGTGCGCTGGACTGAAGTGACTGAGCGAGGCTTTGTTGGCGGTCCGGTGATACCACCGGATTACGATGGCAGTGCAGAGAGCCTGGAGCAGTTGCGCATTAATGTGTTGCGCTCCGGTCAGGTTGGTAGGCTGGTGGCAAATGACTTCCGTTCAGCCATTATTGAAGTGCCGTTGTTGGATTTTGATCCGGAAACTGGTGAGCGGCTTGATTACAATGCATTTTCTGAACGGCTGGAAACCCTGGTCAGGGACGCCTATCAGAGCGATGATATCAGTATTCATATTACCGGATTTGCCAAGATTATTGGTGATCTGATCGATGGAGCCAAACAGGTAGCACTGTTCTTTGCACTGGCCATATTGATTACGCTAGTGCTGCTGTATCTCTATTCGCGCAGTATTAACGGTACCTTGATTCCACTGGCATGCTCGTTGATTGCCGTTATCTGGCAGTTGGGTCTGTTGAATGCGCTGGGTTATGGCATAGATCCCTATTCCATGCTGGTACCTTTCCTGGTGTTTGCTATTGCGGTGAGTCACGGGGTACAAATCGTCAACAGTATCCGGCTTGAGAGCCTTCATGATCCGGATAAATGGCATGCTGCACGTAGTGCGTTTCGCTTGCTCTATATTCCCGGATTGACGGCACTGGTCTCTGATGGCATAGGCTTTTTTACCCTGATGGTGATCGATATTCAGGTGATTCAGGAGCTGGCTGTGGCCGCTTCTCTGGGTGTTGCGGTGATCATTCTGACCAATTTGCTTTTGCTGCCGTTGCTAATGTCCTATCTCGGGGTGGGTGAGCGGGCAATACGTCATGCCCAGATGCAGTCAGATCAAGGTGGTGAACACTGGCGTGCACTAACCTGGTTTGCGACTCGTAAGGGTGCATCCACCGCGCTGATTGTTGCACTGATGCTCGTAGTTGTTGGGGCATATGCGGCGCGTGATTTGCAGATAGGTGATCTGGATAAGGGTGCACCAGAGCTGCGTGCCGATTCACGTTACAATCTTGATAATAACTTTGTTACCACCAACTACTCCACGTCGAGTGATGTGTTTGTGGTGATGGCTGTGACGGAACCTGAGCAGTGCAGCCATTTTAATACCCTGTCATCAGTCGAACGCTTCCAGCACCATATGCAATCAGTGCCAGGGGTTCAGTCCAGTATTTCCCTGGCCGACCTGTCCAAGCGTATTACCGCCGGATTGAATGAGGGTAACCCTAAATGGCGTGCACTGAGCCGAAATCAGTTTGTTATCAATGCATCATTAGCCTATGTGCCTGGTGGGCTGATGAATGCCAACTGTTCTTTGCTGCCCGTTATTTTGTTTCTGGATGACCATAAAGCGGATACCTTGAACCGTGTCAGCCAAGAGGTGGAGCTTTTTGCCACAAACTATAACTCAGAAACACTGCGTTTTGAGTTGGCGGCTGGCAACAGTGGGTTTGAAGCGGCCACCAATCAGGTGATTGCGCGTGCACAGTATGAGATGCTGGCTTGGGTTTATGGCGTAGTTAGTTTGCTCTGTCTGCTGACCTTCCGTTCATTCAAAACCGTGTTGTGTATTATCCTGCCGCTAGCGCTGACCTCCTTGTTGTGTCAGGCATTGATGGCGGTGATGGGTATCGGTGTAAAAGTGGCCACCTTACCGGTGATCGCGCTGGGTGTGGGTATCGGCGTGGATTACGGTATTTATATCTATTCACGTCTGAGTAACTACCTGAGCCAGGGCATGAAACTTACGGATGCCTACTTCGAAACCCTCAGGACGACAGGTAAACCGGTAGCCTTTACCGGGTTAACCCTGGCTATCGGTGTGGTACTCTGGGTTTTTTCGCCGATCAAATTTCAGGCCGATATGGGGATTTTGCTGACCTTCATGTTCCTTTGGAACATGCTGGGTGCGTTAATTCTGCTGCCTGCGCTGACGGCTTTCCTGAAGCCGCATCCAGAGCTGACGTCTTCGCCGGATTTATTTGATGAAGAGGGTAAATAG
- a CDS encoding SixA phosphatase family protein yields the protein MKYLTLVRHAKSSWKDPSLSDYQRPLNKRGLRDLPALCERLAGFKLLPDRLIYSPARRTQTTAEGIIHKLSIAADMVLPCASVYEATATELLNLIRSEADNTDHLMLVGHNPGLQDLGDLLSGEAVPHLPTSAVLHLALHIDHWQEAGPATATCQLLDYPGLHAQ from the coding sequence ATGAAATATCTGACATTGGTACGCCATGCGAAATCAAGCTGGAAAGATCCTAGCCTAAGTGATTACCAACGCCCCCTGAACAAACGAGGGCTTCGCGACCTGCCGGCATTGTGTGAACGCCTGGCAGGCTTTAAACTTCTACCTGACAGGCTGATCTATAGCCCGGCCAGACGCACTCAAACCACAGCAGAAGGTATCATACATAAGCTGTCTATCGCGGCTGACATGGTTTTACCCTGTGCCTCAGTGTATGAAGCCACGGCAACCGAGCTACTCAATCTGATCAGATCAGAAGCAGATAACACAGACCATCTGATGCTGGTAGGTCACAATCCGGGGCTTCAGGATCTCGGCGACTTGCTCAGCGGGGAAGCAGTACCCCACTTACCAACCAGCGCCGTCCTGCATCTGGCACTGCACATTGATCATTGGCAAGAGGCAGGCCCTGCTACTGCCACCTGCCAGCTACTGGATTATCCTGGGCTACACGCGCAGTGA
- a CDS encoding potassium/proton antiporter, translated as MILTLFFVAVMLMISILLSPLSNRIGLPVLLLFLGVGMLAGQNGFGHLLPADTETTFMVGHLALAIILLDGGMRTRAETFRVGLKPALTLATLGVVITAGITGLAAVWILDLPLIYGLLIGTIISSTDAAAVFALLQNRGLRLNQRVSATLEIESGSNDPMAIFLTIVLLELIVQETPPSVLDSVWLLLKQLSLGGIGGLLGGFMLAWLLKRFNLIAAFYPLLVTATGLSVFSATYLLDGSGFLAIYLMGVIVGNRQVKKMEDILQVHDGLAWLAQLCLFLMLGLLLAPEEKMSHITEGVLLGGVLILIARPLAVALTLWPFGFRLKEQVFISWVGLRGAVPIVLALFPLMAGIPDATIFPTIAFIVVIMSLLVQGTTLAASARWLKLELPAQPKAMQHSQLEWSDGTEHQLMLFELDGEHWTPPRTLSGIRLPEGIVICALLRENQLIPWHSDVKLAGGDRLAVIGPEETELALAKLFSSAESIPALRENVFFGLFELNGDILIKDLQASFGIQVNDGNPEQSLADYVATHLPNHPVVGDRVRIGPVTLVVKAMQGDTVIRVGLKIS; from the coding sequence ATGATCTTAACGCTGTTCTTTGTCGCGGTGATGCTGATGATCAGCATCCTGCTGAGCCCCCTGTCTAACCGGATAGGTCTTCCGGTGCTGCTGCTGTTTCTGGGTGTCGGCATGCTGGCCGGGCAGAACGGCTTCGGTCATCTGTTACCTGCGGATACTGAAACCACCTTTATGGTCGGGCATCTTGCCCTGGCGATCATTCTACTGGACGGCGGCATGCGCACCCGTGCAGAAACTTTCCGAGTGGGTCTGAAGCCAGCCTTAACCCTGGCAACGCTTGGCGTGGTGATCACCGCGGGTATTACCGGTCTTGCCGCCGTCTGGATTCTGGACCTGCCACTGATCTACGGCCTACTCATAGGCACCATCATCTCCTCCACAGATGCGGCCGCTGTATTCGCTCTGCTGCAAAACCGCGGGTTACGTCTGAACCAACGTGTCAGCGCTACCCTGGAAATTGAGTCCGGCAGTAACGACCCCATGGCGATATTTTTAACCATTGTCCTACTGGAACTGATTGTGCAGGAAACCCCTCCCAGTGTATTGGATTCTGTATGGCTGCTGCTGAAACAGCTGTCGTTGGGTGGCATCGGAGGTCTACTGGGTGGTTTTATGCTGGCCTGGCTGCTCAAGCGCTTTAATCTGATTGCAGCTTTTTATCCGCTCTTGGTCACAGCCACCGGACTGAGCGTATTCTCAGCCACTTATCTGTTAGATGGCAGTGGCTTTCTGGCTATCTATCTGATGGGGGTTATTGTCGGAAACCGACAGGTCAAAAAAATGGAAGATATTCTTCAGGTACATGACGGGCTCGCCTGGCTGGCACAACTCTGTCTGTTTCTAATGCTGGGCCTGCTGCTGGCACCGGAAGAAAAAATGAGCCATATCACTGAGGGGGTTTTGCTCGGTGGTGTATTGATCCTGATAGCCCGTCCGCTGGCAGTAGCACTGACTCTCTGGCCATTTGGCTTTCGCCTCAAGGAACAGGTTTTTATCTCCTGGGTGGGCCTGCGCGGTGCAGTCCCCATTGTACTGGCGCTATTTCCGCTAATGGCAGGCATACCAGATGCCACCATTTTCCCAACGATAGCCTTTATTGTTGTCATCATGTCACTGCTGGTACAGGGCACCACGCTGGCCGCTTCAGCCCGCTGGCTGAAACTGGAACTGCCTGCACAACCTAAAGCGATGCAACACAGTCAACTGGAGTGGAGCGATGGCACGGAACACCAGCTGATGCTGTTTGAACTGGATGGTGAGCACTGGACACCACCGCGCACCCTGAGTGGCATTCGTCTGCCTGAAGGCATTGTCATCTGTGCATTGTTACGGGAGAACCAACTCATACCCTGGCACAGTGACGTAAAACTGGCGGGTGGGGATCGATTGGCCGTGATCGGGCCAGAAGAAACAGAGCTGGCACTGGCCAAGTTATTTAGTTCAGCAGAATCCATCCCGGCGTTGCGCGAAAATGTGTTCTTTGGTCTGTTTGAGCTGAATGGAGACATTCTAATCAAAGACCTGCAGGCCAGTTTTGGCATTCAGGTGAACGATGGCAACCCTGAGCAATCACTGGCCGATTATGTTGCAACTCATTTGCCGAACCATCCGGTTGTGGGTGACAGAGTGCGTATTGGCCCCGTGACACTAGTCGTCAAGGCCATGCAGGGTGATACTGTTATCAGAGTCGGTCTGAAAATTTCCTGA
- a CDS encoding AEC family transporter: protein MDLYLTSLGFTASIVTPIFFIVFLGFILRRTGLIDANFVSVSSKLVFTITLPALVFMSIAQMDFHAVFNPGQLTYVILGTLSTFVLIWWLAARWITNPADLGAFIQGAFRSNYGIIGLAVCFNLFGESGLAQASLLLALVIPMYNVLAILCLTLPMRRSQSVSLLSTLFEIAKNPLILAVVFALPISYMGIQLPDVVATTGRYFANLTLPLALLAIGGTLNLKSLRDSSVQAFWATSTKLVFLPLVLTTGAWLVGFRAQELTIMMVLFACPTAAASFVMAKTMGANAELSANIILTTTLGSVITLSIAIYLASLLGWV, encoded by the coding sequence GTGGATCTTTACCTGACGTCATTGGGTTTCACTGCCAGCATTGTGACCCCGATATTTTTTATTGTATTTCTGGGCTTTATTCTGCGGCGCACGGGACTGATCGACGCCAATTTTGTCAGCGTCAGTTCCAAGCTGGTGTTTACCATCACCCTGCCGGCGCTGGTATTTATGTCGATTGCACAGATGGACTTCCACGCGGTATTTAATCCCGGTCAGTTGACCTATGTTATCCTCGGCACCCTGAGCACCTTTGTGCTGATCTGGTGGCTGGCCGCCCGCTGGATCACAAACCCTGCTGACCTGGGTGCGTTTATCCAAGGTGCCTTTCGCAGTAATTATGGCATTATCGGGCTGGCTGTCTGCTTCAACCTGTTTGGTGAATCCGGTCTGGCCCAAGCCTCGCTGCTGTTGGCACTGGTTATCCCGATGTATAACGTGCTGGCGATTCTCTGTCTGACACTGCCCATGCGCCGCAGTCAATCGGTCAGTCTGCTATCCACATTGTTTGAGATCGCCAAAAACCCATTGATTCTGGCGGTCGTCTTCGCCCTGCCGATTTCATATATGGGTATCCAGTTACCTGATGTAGTTGCCACTACTGGGCGCTATTTTGCCAATCTGACCTTACCCCTGGCCCTGCTGGCCATTGGCGGTACGCTGAATCTGAAAAGCCTGCGCGACAGCTCAGTACAAGCCTTCTGGGCAACCAGCACCAAATTGGTGTTTCTACCACTGGTACTGACCACAGGCGCCTGGCTGGTCGGTTTCAGGGCCCAGGAGTTAACCATTATGATGGTATTGTTTGCCTGTCCAACAGCTGCAGCAAGCTTTGTAATGGCCAAGACGATGGGCGCCAATGCCGAACTCTCAGCCAACATTATTCTGACCACTACGCTCGGTTCGGTAATCACACTGAGTATTGCCATCTATCTGGCCAGTCTACTGGGCTGGGTTTAA
- a CDS encoding molybdopterin-synthase adenylyltransferase MoeB: MLLSDEQLLRYSRQIMLPDIDIDGQQRLLNSRVLIVGLGGLGSPVSLYLAAAGVGELWLVDDDLVDLSNLQRQIVHTTERIGESKVDSAKLALQAVNPDVQVHALCQRLDADSMADVVAKVDLVLDCSDNFTTRFALNAACFAAGKPLVSGAAIRFDGQVSVFDPRNPESPCYQCLYPQGDDQALSCSESGVLAPLVGIIGSVQAMEAIKLLAGAGKSLTGRLLLLDGRRMEWREMRLSAEPQCPVCGAG; this comes from the coding sequence ATGCTCCTGAGTGATGAGCAGTTGTTGCGCTACAGTCGGCAAATTATGTTGCCGGATATCGATATCGATGGGCAACAACGACTGCTAAACAGTCGGGTGTTAATTGTCGGGCTGGGTGGATTAGGCAGCCCGGTCAGTCTCTACCTGGCAGCAGCTGGAGTGGGAGAGCTATGGCTGGTTGATGACGATCTGGTCGATCTTTCCAATCTGCAGCGCCAGATTGTACATACTACCGAGCGGATCGGCGAATCAAAAGTCGACTCCGCTAAACTGGCCCTCCAGGCTGTGAATCCGGATGTTCAAGTGCATGCGCTGTGTCAGCGCCTGGATGCCGACAGCATGGCTGATGTAGTCGCGAAGGTCGATCTGGTGCTGGACTGCAGTGATAATTTCACTACCCGCTTTGCCCTTAATGCGGCTTGTTTTGCTGCAGGCAAACCACTGGTATCTGGCGCGGCCATACGTTTTGATGGGCAGGTCAGTGTATTTGATCCACGTAACCCGGAATCACCCTGTTATCAGTGTCTTTATCCTCAGGGAGATGATCAGGCTCTGAGTTGTTCAGAATCCGGCGTATTGGCCCCGCTAGTGGGTATTATCGGCTCTGTACAGGCGATGGAAGCCATTAAGCTGCTTGCAGGTGCTGGCAAATCCTTAACCGGGCGTTTGCTGCTTCTGGATGGGCGGCGCATGGAGTGGCGAGAAATGCGTCTGTCAGCGGAGCCACAATGCCCAGTCTGTGGGGCGGGTTAA